The Cervus canadensis isolate Bull #8, Minnesota chromosome 9, ASM1932006v1, whole genome shotgun sequence genome contains a region encoding:
- the CARS2 gene encoding probable cysteine--tRNA ligase, mitochondrial isoform X4 — protein sequence MVMGITDVDDKIIRRANEMSVSPASLARLYEEDFKQDMAALKVLPPTAYLRVTEHVPQIVAFIERIIANGHAYCTANGNVYFDLQSRGDRYGKLVGMAPGPEGEPVDSDKRHASDFALWKAAKPEEPFWGSPWGDGRPGWHVECSTIASLVFGSRLDIHSGGVDLAFPHHENEIAQCEAFHRCPQWGNYFLHSGHLHVKGGGEKMSKSLKNYITIKDFLRSASPDVFRLFCLRSSYRSAVDYSEGALLEARRLLRAAAAFAEDARAYVRGQLAGGSVQEDVLWERLGRTKGAVRAALADDFDTVRAVDAVMDLVHHGNKQLKAAAEEPRGPRSPAVLGAIVASVEQFFETVGISLAERQGVPGAGSPAALHSLVEELVRFRLKVRQFALASGEAPGEARRQLLLERRPLLEACDELRRDLAVHGISIKERLVHVGAAGFEDRRPHTQELRTGEGRLWSPDRVLYPLSHSKASCESCCCGCFPLK from the exons ATGAGCGTGTCGCCCGCATCCCTGGCCCGTCTTTACGAAGAAGACTTCAAACAGGACATGGCGGCCCTGAAG GTTCTCCCGCCCACCGCCTACCTGCGGGTGACTGAGCACGTGCCTCAGATCGTTGCCTTCATCGAGAGGATCATCGCTAATGGGCATGCTTACTGCACAGCGAACG GCAACGTCTACTTCGACCTGCAGTCGAGAGGCGACAGGTACGGCAAGCTGGTCGGCATGGCGCCCGGGCCGGAGGGAGAGCCAG TGGACTCCGACAAGCGGCACGCCAGCGACTTCGCGCTGTGGAAGGCGGCGAAGCCCGAGGAGCCTTTCTGGGGCTCCCCGTGGGGCGACGGGCGGCCCGGCTGGCACGTCGAGTGCTCCACCATCGCCAG TCTGGTGTTCGGAAGTCGGCTGGACATCCACTCGGGCGGCGTGGACCTGGCGTTCCCGCACCACGAGAACGAGATTGCCCAGTGCGAGGCCTTCCACCGGTGCCCGCAGTGGGGGAACTACTTCCTGCATTCCG GGCACCTGCACGTGAAGGGCGGAGGAGAGAAGATGTCCAAGTCGCTGAAGAACTACATCACCATTAAG GACTTCCTCCGCTCCGCCTCTCCGGACGTCTTCCGGCTCTTCTGCCTGCGGAGCAGCTACAGGTCAG CCGTCGACTACAGTGAGGGTGCCCTGCTTGAGGCCAGGCGCCTGCTGCGGGCCGCGGCCGCCTTCGCGGAGGACGCGCGGGCCTATGTGAGGGGGCAGCTGGCCGGCGGCTCCGTCCAGGAGGACGTGCTGTGGGAGAG GCTGGGCCGCACCAAGGGGGCCGTGCGGGCGGCCTTGGCAGACGACTTCGACACGGTGCGGGCGGTGGACGCCGTCATGGACCTCGTCCACCACGGGAACAAGCAGCTGAAGGCGGCCGCCGAG GAGCCCCGCGGTCCCCGGAGCCCCGCAGTGCTGGGGGCCATCGTGGCCTCCGTGGAGCAGTTCTTTGAGACGGTGGGCATTTCTCTGGCCGAGCGACAG GGTGTTCCAGGGGCGGGCAGCCCGGCCGCCCTGCACAGTCTGGTGGAGGAGCTGGTTCGCTTCAGGCTGAAGGTCCGGCAGTTCGCTCTGGCCTCCGGGGAGGCTCCTGGGGAGGCGCGGCGGCAGCTGCTCCTGGAGCGGCGGCCCCTGCTGGAGGCGTGCGACGAGCTGCGCAGGGACCTGGCGGTCCACGGCATTAGCATCAAG GAGCGGCTCGTCCACGTGGGAGCTGCTGGATTCGAGGACAGAAGACCCCACACCCAGGAGCTGAGGACGGGGGAAGGGAGGCTGTGGTCTCCTGACAGGGTTCTGTACCCTTTAAGTCACAGTAAAGCTTCATGTGAAAGTTGCTGTTGTGGCTGTTTTCCCTTAAAATAA